A single region of the Silene latifolia isolate original U9 population chromosome 8, ASM4854445v1, whole genome shotgun sequence genome encodes:
- the LOC141597480 gene encoding uncharacterized protein LOC141597480: protein MKKEIFSEEHIERGCELELLLLMEGRSRGQRRDGKQPMGSDEGLFEWEEDTGGTTEEKKCVLVGKLWASRAINVKAAVDTMIKLWNPSKPIMGNVIDAKEKTFIFSFGAERDRARVLEGQPWHFDKFVWCFDEPNQSGKISDVPLFLFPIWARIYDLPLSGRTSLENARKLGNCLGNFMHFEHGPNAELDRAIRVRVLYDIREPLKASIPIRMKGGSTSRFAVKYERLPTFCYGCGLIGHGEKDCEEGPYDEEDLKFGEWLRASPWKVVKTEKEGTGKAARNLRPLFDEVEKEDSRDIISSMIEKLQHIALDLKSKKHSEKWNGNTERVGEEEGVSRMAIGEGQQAEEADGGSRIGEVRSLEGMGGRETTCVPYAVEVLMGEGEGGETVDARLKGGQEADGSGGCGTVRGWRRLAREGGEEGGGQSGTTEAGLVTTKRNREESGLEGGQKKSSIHHMDFRVRGDGNEWRITGFYGWPSVTDRHLSWELLRLLQSQSQLPWVCIGDFNEIMYLTEMKGGSRPQWQMNNFRNALDDCGLRCIAWEGYNFSFDNGQAGEANRQSMLDRAVCTGEWTDLFPFARLYYLARDWSDHAPIKLVLNRKETAERRERSFKFEQIWVGEEGSGEAVARGVARGRDDLVTTLEECAKELQAWKKTGIKQISRSIGGKLKQLSKLNEEARSVENIQRRKRLVAELAKLRGQEERFWRQRSRALWLKDGDKNTKFFHTRAGERKSKNHIAKLIDDNGIQRVGDEEVANVANAYFQGLFQSTQPMVTDDILVGVGNRVTAAMNDGLRRAYTEEEITEALNQMHPLKAPGPDGMNGLFYQTYWDQVGPCVTRTVLAILRGELSPREINKTNIVLIPKKKAPDKIREFRPISLCNVAYKLVSKVLANRLKVFLGEIVSENQSAFTPGRAISDNVLIAFEIFNFMKGHKGREGFMALKLDMAKAYDRVEWVFLERVLRAMGFDRAWVRRVMDCVSTVSFSVLINGQPSSTFIPARGLRQGDPLSPYLFILCAEVLSSLMRRAVEQNSLHGVRIARTAPSISHLLFADDSIFFMRASTEEVETVSNVLRRYENASGQLVSREKTTVSFSKGIPRQKRSNLATRLGVVEVEEQERYLGLPTVVGRSKKVLTDILRDKLSKRLSGWRGKILSRAGKEVLIKAVANSLPTYVMSIFKIPVSFCDELRALISRFWWGHDEGKKGISWVAWRKMCKPKGLGGMGFRDFHMFNIALIGKQVWRLLTVPDCLFTKLMRAKYFPNGDVMSASIGNSPSYTWRGMVEAREALMTGWRKRIGDGLSTRVWLDAWLPGTQTGRIITPPVQGFEDLRVADFLEGDGLRWSHELLAQWLLPIDRERVTNIRISPNKPGDVWYWVAEKDGIYSVRSAYRRLAGEAESVEVGGASDWEKEKWLWNRLWKIPVWPRVKLFFWQLCSEALATRANIATRIRGECSFCSFCNSYLESDLHLFRDCAVAKRVWEGLGLDEETEDSVGGVRDWVEAKWRAIGGREHSVFMVGCWALWEHRNKVVFDGKEVDPWGVIRRVEDVMEEIEGGGFARPRGGVHEGGAGGGGKQRGWVAPHAGHVKVNVDAGVKEGRGVSGGAVCRDERGEVLWGLSWVVEQE from the exons atgaagaaagaaatatTTTCAGAAGAACATATAGAGAGAGGTTGTGAATTGGAGTTGCT GTTGCTAATGGAGGGTCGATCAAGGGGCCAACGTAGGGATGGAAAACAGCCGATGGGATCTGATGAGGGGTTGTTTGAATGGGAGGAAGATACGGGAGGGACAACTGAGGAGAAAAAATGCGTTCTGGTGGGAAAACTCTGGGCATCGAGAGCCATCAACGTTAAAGCGGCGGTAGATACTATGATTAAATTGTGGAATCCATCGAAACCGATTATGGGGAATGTGATCGATGCGAAGGAGAAGACTTTTATCTTTAGCTTTGGTGCGGAACGGGATAGGGCTAGGGTTTTAGAAGGGCAGCCGTGGCACTTTGATAAGTTTGTCTGGTGCTTCGACGAACCAAATCAGTCAGGTAAGATCTCCGACGTACCGTTATTCCTTTTCCCAATTTGGGCGCGGATATATGACCTACCTCTTTCGGGTAGAACGAGTCTAGAGAATGCGAGGAAGCTTGGAAATTgtttggggaattttatgcacttCGAACACGGTCCGAATGCTGAATTGGATAGGGCCATCCGTGTGCGGGTCTTATATGATATTCGGGAACCTCTAAAGGCCTCCATTCCTATACGGATGAAGGGTGGCTCCACGAGTCGATTTGCTGTGAAATATGAACGACTCCCGACATTTTGTTATGGGTGTGGTCTCATTGGGCACGGGGAAAAGGACTGCGAGGAGGGGCCATATGATGAAGAAGACTTAAAGTTTGGGGAATGGTTGAGAGCTTCGCCATGGAAAGTGGTCAAAACGGAGAAGGAGGGCACGGGAAAGGCTGCTAGGAATTTAAGGCCGCTGTTTGATGAGGTGGAGAAGGAAGACTCGAGGGACATAATTTCAAGTATGATTGAGAAACTTCAACATATTGCTCTGGATTTAAAGTCGAAAAAACATAGTGAGAAGTGGAATGGTAACACAGAGAGGGTTGGGGAGGAGGAAGGTGTGTCACGGATGGCAATTGGCGAGGGGCAACAAGCTGAGGAGGCTGACGGGGGTAGCAGAATAGGGGAGGTGCGCTCGTTGGAGGGGATGGGAGGAAGGGAGACTACCTGTGTGCCTTACGCTGTGGAGGTGCTGATGGGGGAGGGAGAAGGAGGTGAGACGGTGGATGCGAGGCTAAAGGGGGGACAGGAAGCTGATGGGAGTGGTGGATGTGGAACAGTTCGGGGCTGGAGGAGGTTAGCAAGGGAGGGAGGAGAAGAAGGTGGGGGGCAAAGTGGTACGACAGAAGCGGGACTGGTGACTACGAAGAGGAATAGGGAGGAGAGTGGATTAGAGGGTGGGCAGAAGAAAT CGTCCATTCATCACATGGACTTTCGGGTTCGTGGGGATGGAAATGAGTGGAGGATAACTGGTTTTTACGGATGGCCATCTGTGACGGATCGTCATTTGTCGTGGGAGCTCCTTCGCTTACTTCAGTCACAATCGCAACTCCCTTGGGTTTGCATTGGCGATTTTAATGAAATTATGTACTTGACTGAGATGAAGGGTGGAAGCCGTCCACAATGGCAGATGAATAACTTTCGGAATGCGCTTGATGACTGTGGCTTGCGGTGTATTGCTTGGGAAGGGTATAACTTTTCGTTTGATAATGGACAGGCCGGTGAAGCGAATAGACAGAGCATGCTTGATAGAGCGGTATGTACTGGGGAATGGACTGATTTGTTCCCTTTTGCTCGATTGTACTACCTAGCTAGGGATTGGTCGGATCACGCGCCAATAAAACTTGTCCTTAATAGGAAGGAAACGGCTGAAAGGCGGGAAAGGAGTTTTAAGtttgaacaaatttgggtggGGGAAGAGGGAAGTGGGGAGGCAGTGGCGCGTGGGGTGGCGAGAGGCAGGGATGATTTGGTGACTACTTTAGAGGAATGTGCGAAAGAACTGCAGGCGTGGAAAAAGACGGGAATTAAGCAAATTAGCCGGAGTATTGGGGGAAAATTGAAACAGCTGTCCAAGCTAAATGAGGAGGCACGGTCCGTGGAAAATATTCAGAGAAGGAAAAGGCTGGTTGCGGAATTGGCAAAGCTAAGGGGGCAAGAAGAGAGGTTTTGGAGGCAACGTTCGAGAGCACTTTGGCTCAAAGACGGGGATAAGAACACTAAGTTTTTTCATACAAGAGCCGGGGAGCGCAAAAGCAAGAACCACATTGCCAAGTTGATCGATGATAACGGGATTCAGCGAGTGGGGGATGAGGAAGTAGCTAATGTAGCCAACGCATATTTTCAGGGGCTATTTCAATCTACCCAACCGATGGTCACGGATGATATTCTagtgggagttggaaatagaGTTACTGCAGCCATGAACGATGGCCTTCGACGCGCATATACCGAGGAAGAAATCACTGAAGCGCTTAATCAAATGCACCCCTTGAAGGCTCCGGGACCGGATGGTATGAACGGCCTCTTTTACCAAACGTATTGGGACCAGGTGGGTCCGTGTGTGACAAGGACGGTTCTCGCTATATTAAGGGGAGAGTTATCACCGAGGGAGATAAATAAGACCAATATAGTTCTCATTCCGAAGAAGAAAGCTCCTGATAAAATCCGCGAATTCCGACCCATTAGCCTTTGCAATGtagcttataaactggtgtcaaaAGTACTTGCGAACCGCCTAAAAGTCTTTCTTGGTGAAATTGTCTCGGAAAATCAAAGCGCATTCACCCCGGGGAGAGCCATCTCGGACAATGTCTTAATTGCGttcgaaattttcaattttatgaaGGGACATAAGGGAAGAGAGGGTTTTATGGCTTTGAAGCTTGATATGGCGAAGGCGTACGACAGAGTGGAGTGGGTCTTTCTGGAGCGGGTCCTTAGGGCGATGGGTTTTGATCGGGCTTGGGTTCGAAGGGTAATGGATTGCGTCTCAACGGTCTCCTTCTCGGTTCTAATAAACGGGCAGCCATCAAGTACTTTTATACCTGCACGGGGCTTGAGACAAGGTGATCCCCTTTCACCGTATTTGTTTATCCTTTGTGCGGAGGTCCTTTCCAGCTTGATGAGACGGGCTGTGGAGCAAAACAGCTTGCATGGTGTGCGGATTGCGCGGACTGCCCCATCGATATCGCACCTCTTATTTGCAGACGATAGTATCTTTTTCATGAGGGCATCGACCGAAGAGGTTGAGACTGTTTCGAATGTGCTTCGACGGTATGAGAATGCATCTGGGCAATTGGTGAGTCGTGAGAAAACTACGGTTTCGTTTAGCAAAGGCATACCGAGGCAGAAGCGAAGTAACTTGGCTACGCGATTGGGTGTTGTGGAAGTGGAGGAGCAGGAGAGATACCTGGGATTGCCAACTGTTGTTGGACGATCAAAGAAGGTGTTAACGGACATCTTGAGGGACAAGCTGAGTAAAAGACTAAGTGGGTGGCGCGGGAAAATATTGTCTAGGGCTGGTAAGGAGGTTCTTATAAAGGCAGttgccaattcactccctacctatgttaTGAGTATCTTTAAAATTCCCGTCAGCTTCTGTGACGAGCTTAGAGCTTTAATCTCTCGCTTCTGGTGGGGACATGATGAGGGGAAGAAGGGGATAAGCTGGGTAGCGTGGCGAAAGATGTGCAAACCGAAGGGTCTTGGGGGGATGGGCTTTCGTGATTTCCATATGTTTAATATCGCTTTAATCGGAAAACAAGTTTGGAGATTGCTCACGGTTCCTGATTGTCTGTTTACGAAACTGATGCGGGCTAAATACTTCCCTAATGGAGATGTTATGTCGGCTTCGATTGGCAACTCACCTAGCTACACTTGGAGAGGGATGGTTGAAGCGAGGGAGGCGCTTATGACGGGGTGGAGGAAAAGGATAGGGGATGGGCTCTCAACACGGGTTTGGTTGGATGCATGGCTGCCAGGAACGCAAACTGGAAGAATTATAACACCACCGGTTCAAGGGTTCGAAGATTTGAGGGTGGCTGATTTTTTGGAAGGGGATGGACTCCGCTGGAGTCATGAATTGCTTGCACAGTGGCTGCTGCCAATTGATAGGGAGCGAGTCACCAATATCCGTATTAGTCCAAATAAACCGGGTGATGTTTGGTATTGGGTCGCGGAGAAGGATGGCATCTATTCGGTGAGATCAGCTTACCGTAGGCTGGCAGGGGAAGCGGAGTCAGTGGAGGTAGGAGGGGCGTCAGATTGGGAGAAGGAAAAATGGTTATGGAATCGGCTGTGGAAAATCCCGGTATGGCCCCGAGTGAAGCTCTTCTTTTGGCAGCTGTGTAGCGAGGCGCTAGCAACAAGGGCAAATATAGCAACGCGAATACGAGGTGAGTgctctttttgttctttttgtaaTTCTTATCTTGAGTCGGATTTGCATCTTTTTCGTGATTGTGCAGTAGCGAAGAGGGTTTGGGAGGGCTTGGGTTTGGACGAGGAGACAGAGGACTCGGTTGGAGGGGTGAGAGATTGGGTGGAGGCTAAATGGAGGGCCATTGGAGGGCGTGAGCATTCGGTCTTTATGGTGGGTTGCTGGGCTCTTTGGGAACATCGAAATAAGGTGGTATTCGATGGGAAGGAGGTGGATCCATGGGGAGTTATCCGTAGGGTGGAAGATGTGATGGAGGAGATCGAAGGGGGAGGTTTTGCTAGGCCGAGAGGTGGGGTTCATGAAGGTGGAGCTGGTGGAGGCGGCAAGCAGCGAGGATGGGTGGCTCCTCACGCCGGACATGTGAAGGTGAACGTGGATGCGGGAGTGAAGGAGGGAAGGGGTGTGAGTGGTGGGGCTGTGTGCCGAGATGAGCGGGGTGAGGTGCTCTGGGGACTATCGTGGGTCGTTGAACAGGAGTAG
- the LOC141595926 gene encoding mitochondrial pyruvate carrier 4-like, whose amino-acid sequence MASSKLQALWNHPAGPKTIHFWAPTFKWGISIANIADFAKPPEKLSYPQQIAVACTGIIWSRYSTVITPKNWNLFSVNVAMAGTGLYQLSRKIQHDYFQEAKPIPAEE is encoded by the exons ATGGCGTCCTCTAAGCTTCAAGCTTTATGGAATCATCCTGCGGGACCCAAAACTA TTCACTTTTGGGCTCCTACATTCAAATGGGGCATCAGTATAGCCAACATTGCAGACTTTGCTAAACCGCCTGAGAAACTATCATATCCCCAACAAATAG CGGTTGCATGCACTGGCATTATCTGGTCTCGCTACAGTACAGTAATTACCCCT AAAAACTGGAACCTTTTCAGCGTAAATGTGGCAATGGCAGGAACTGGTCTTTACCAACTTAGCCGAAAAATTCA GCACGACTATTTCCAAGAAGCCAAACCCATTCCGGCAGAAGAATAA
- the LOC141597481 gene encoding putative F-box protein At5g55150 has product MESSSSSSLSSWPWLPDPLLELILSRLNPLSGDYFRFGAVCKDWYKIMKDHRNVIRSKTQIPLLMIPSNKKVKSRRSFFDVTCSRRFDSLHALVPYNIKACGSSHGWLIYLEKTMKIVLYNPFQSHSRKNRENIGVIKLPPVMSIPNAIPYEYSVSKVMLFGNPSITQNYVVLAFYSATNSLALLKGSSSSAPKKWIYLKDIRNDLYKFYTDAIMYKGFIYAVAATRGIISIDPYNDLVVKEIFRWPSMYNIPTYLAESSKGDLFILRRILDEDDNSLFPTTFSFEVFRLKMEENPSMEEVDSLNGDTIFVGDGSSICIAACDFDNCQPNSIYFSDDGFFPIITYPEDYHCGPRDTGIFNLEDRSIKPLYPYDLSHKYLPPAIWVNVEYIAPLLPLLLLLYSPSALSSCQAFVSTLELSRSFCPHQHCLILLE; this is encoded by the coding sequence ATGGAATCTTCGAGTTCAAGTTCATTATCTTCATGGCCGTGGTTACCGGATCCTTTGTTGGAACTAATTTTGTCGAGATTAAATCCGCTATCAGGCGACTACTTTCGATTTGGGGCCGTTTGCAAAGATTGGTATAAGATAATGAAGGATCATAGGAATGTTATACGAAGTAAAACCCAAATACCATTGTTAATGATCCCTAGTAATAAAAAGGTAAAAAGTAGGAGAAGTTTCTTCGACGTTACTTGTAGTCGAAGGTTCGATTCACTCCATGCTCTTGTTCCGTATAACATTAAGGCTTGTGGTTCTTCACATGGTTGGTTAATTTATCTTGAAAAAACTATGAAAATTGTTTTGTATAACCCTTTTCAGTCACATTCGCGTAAAAATAGAGAAAATATAGGTGTTATCAAATTACCTCCGGTTATGTCTATACCGAATGCTATACCCTACGAATATAGTGTGTCTAAGGTTATGTTATTCGGGAACCCGTCTATAACCCAAAATTACGTGGTACTTGCGTTTTACTCCGCGACCAATAGTTTGGCTCTTTTAAAAGGATCATCATCATCAGCTCCTAAAAAGTGGATTTATCTCAAGGATATCAGAAACGATCTCTACAAATTTTATACGGATGCAATTATGTACAAGGGTTTTATTTACGCCGTGGCTGCGACCAGGGGGATCATTTCTATCGACCCATACAACGATTTGGTCGTCAAGGAGATTTTTAGGTGGCCCTCTATGTATAATATTCCAACATATTTGGCGGAATCGTCTAAGggtgatttgttcatattgaggaGAATTTTGGACGAAGATGATAATTCTTTATTCCCGACCACGTTCAGTTTCGAGGTGTTTAGGTTAAAAATGGAAGAGAACCCGTCCATGGAAGAAGTTGATAGCCTAAATGGAGATACGATCTTTGTAGGCGATGGCAGCTCGATATGCATTGCTGCTTGTGACTTCGATAACTGTCAACCAAACTCTATATATTTCAGTGATGACGGTTTTTTTCCGATAATTACTTATCCGGAAGATTACCATTGCGGCCCCCGTGATACAGGCATATTCAATTTAGAAGATCGTAGTATCAAACCTCTGTATCCATATGATCTCTCTCATAAGTATTTACCTCCCGCTATTTGGGTTAATGTTGAATATATAGCTCCCTTACTCCCTCTGTTGCTGCTTCTCTATTCTCCATCAGCATTATCAAGCTGCCAAGCCTTCGTCAGCACTCTGGAACTATCCAGAAGCTTCTGTCCACATCAGCATTGCTTGATTCTGTTAGAGTAA